One window from the genome of Lacerta agilis isolate rLacAgi1 chromosome 16, rLacAgi1.pri, whole genome shotgun sequence encodes:
- the UXT gene encoding protein UXT isoform X1 → MPGERQVQEKVLQYEAFVSDVLQRDLQKVLQQRDQVYEKMAQYLQLKNIIERLQETGSQELTTQVDLGCNFYVNAEVPDASTIFVALGYGFFVELTLPEALAFIEKKNKLLTELSEALTKDSAKIKANIRMVLEGLHELQGLQDLPEETRRDIFL, encoded by the exons ATGCCGGGCGAGCGGCAGGTGCAGGAGAAAGTGCTTCAGTACGAAGCTTTCGTCAGTGATGTTTTGCAGAGGGATCTCCA GAAGGTTCTGCAGCAGCGGGATCAGGTCTATGAAAAGATGGCTCAGTACCTGCAGCTCAAGAATATTATTGAGCGGTTGCAG GAGACAGGAAGCCAGGAGCTGACAACTCAAGTGGATCTAGGCTGCAATTTCTATGTCAATGCAGAAGT GCCTGATGCCTCCACCATATTTGTAGCACTGGGTTATGGGTTCTTTGTGGAGTTGACTCTTCCTGAGGCGCTTGCCTTCATTGAGAAGAAGAACAAGCTACTAACAGA GCTCAGTGAAGCCCTTACCAAAGACTCTGCCAAGATCAAAGCCAATATTCGGATGGTTTTAGAG GGCTTGCATGAACTCCAAGGTCTCCAAGATTTGCCTGAGGAGACCAGAAGGGACATCTTCCTTTAG
- the UXT gene encoding protein UXT isoform X2, with the protein MPGERQVQEKVLQYEAFVSDVLQRDLQKVLQQRDQVYEKMAQYLQLKNIIERLQETGSQELTTQVDLGCNFYVNAEVPDASTIFVALGYGFFVELTLPEALAFIEKKNKLLTEACMNSKVSKICLRRPEGTSSFRRQPFLEGTFSM; encoded by the exons ATGCCGGGCGAGCGGCAGGTGCAGGAGAAAGTGCTTCAGTACGAAGCTTTCGTCAGTGATGTTTTGCAGAGGGATCTCCA GAAGGTTCTGCAGCAGCGGGATCAGGTCTATGAAAAGATGGCTCAGTACCTGCAGCTCAAGAATATTATTGAGCGGTTGCAG GAGACAGGAAGCCAGGAGCTGACAACTCAAGTGGATCTAGGCTGCAATTTCTATGTCAATGCAGAAGT GCCTGATGCCTCCACCATATTTGTAGCACTGGGTTATGGGTTCTTTGTGGAGTTGACTCTTCCTGAGGCGCTTGCCTTCATTGAGAAGAAGAACAAGCTACTAACAGA GGCTTGCATGAACTCCAAGGTCTCCAAGATTTGCCTGAGGAGACCAGAAGGGACATCTTCCTTTAGGCGCCAGCCCTTCCTAGAGGGGACATTTTCAATGTGA